GCCTACAAGACCGGCGGCCCGGCGCGTTATGTCACCGTGAAGGAAACCGGCGGACGCTTGGGTTTCATCACGCCGCTCAGCCATAATTTTTGCGAGAGCTGCAACCGCGTGCGCCTCACTTGCACGGGGCAACTTTACATGTGCCTGGGCCAGGATGACATGGCCGACCTGCGTGCGCCGCTACGCGCATCTGACGGCAATGAGCTGGTGATGGGCGCCATTCGCGAGGCAATTTCGCGCAAGCCCAAGGGGCATGATTTCATCATCGACCGTGACCACAACCGCCCGGCACTGGCGCGGCACATGAGCGTGACCGGTGGTTAAACTGAACCAACCTGATGGTTCCTGCGTATTCATCAGAAGGAGCCACCATGGAAAAACATGCCGCAAAAATTCTGAGTATCGCTACCGCCGTTCCGCCGCATGTGGTGGAAACAGAATTTGTGCGGCGGGAAGCGGCCAAGGTCTTTGGCCGTTTGGGTGGCAGCCTGTTTGAACATCTGCTGCCGATCTTCGGAAATTCCGGCATCAAGCGGCGCTATTCGGTGTGCCCGCCGGAATGGTTCTATGAAAAGCAGGGCTGGCCGGAACGCACGGCTGAATATATGCGCGCCAGCAAGGACCTGTTCAAGAAAGCAGCGCACGATGCGCTGGCGCAGGCTGGTGTGGCTGCCAGCGAGATCAGCACCATCGTCACTGTCTCCACCACCGGAATCGCCACGCCTTCGCTGGAAGCGCATGTGATGGGTGAGTTGGGATTTCGCACCGATGTAAAACGCGTGCCGGTTTTCGGGCTGGGCTGTGCGGGAGGGCTTTCCGGCCTTTCACTCGCCGCGCGGCTGGCGGTGGCCGAGCCAGGGCAGAAAGTGTTGCTCGTGGTGATCGAGCTTTGCACGCTGGCGTTCAAGCTGAATGAATTCACCAAGGCCAATATCGTGGCCACCGCGATCTTTGGCGATGGCGCTGCGGCTGCGGTGCTGGAAGCAGGGCCTGGCGGACTGGCGGCGGTTGAACATGCGGGCGAGCATACCTGGCCAGATTCCATCGACGTGATGGGCTGGCGGGTGGACCCGGATGGGTTCGGCGCCATCTTCTCACGTGATATTCCAGATCTCGTCACGCATGAATTGCGGCCCGTGGCCGATGCCTTCCTGACGCGGCACAACCTGACGCTGGATGATATTGATGCCTTCAGCTTTCATCCCGGTGGCGCCAAGGTGATCACCGCTTTGGAAAAGGCCTTCCATCTGGACCAGGGCCGTTTGCAGGATGAGCGCGAGGTGCTGGCGGACTATGGCAACATGTCTGCCGCCACAGTGATGTTCGTGCTGGCGCGGGCCTTGAAAGAAAAATGGAAAGGGCGCCGCCTGCTGGGCTCTCTCGGCCCCGGCTTCACCGCCAGCATGATGACCATGCAGCCGGCATGAGCTGGTCGATCATCATTCTTTCCTTGGTGGCGGTTCAGCGGCTGCTGGAACTGGTTCTGGCTCGGCGCAACACGGCGAAGCTTCTTGCCAGCGGCGCGCATGAAGTGGGTGCCACGCATTATCCCTTGATCGTGGGCTTTCACGCGGCTTGGCTGCTGGGCTTGTTCTGGCTGGCACGCGGCGCTGAAGTGGACTGGTTTATCATTGCGGGCTTTGTGATCCTGCAGGGCTTGCGGCTCTGGGTGCTGGCCACGCTGGGCGAAAGATGGACGACGCGCATCCTGATCGTGCCGGGTGAGAAGCTGGTGGCGCGCGGTCCGTACCGGTTTTTCAGCCATCCGAATTATGCTGTGGTTGCGGCGGAAATTTTCATCCTGCCGCTGGCCTTCGGGCTTTATGGCTATGCCATTGTTGGCGGGCTGATCAACCTTGCCATTTTGCGGCTGCGCATCAGCGTGGAAAACCGGGCCCTGCGCGGCGACAATTGATACAAAGGGATCCAGATTTCATTCCGGACTGGACCTGAAGGCCGGTCTGGGTTCTCTATATGCGTCATCCCGGAACCACGGAGCCAATGACATGAACGCACCTTCAGACAAAACCCGCATCAAGCGCCTGGCCAAGCGGGCCGCCTATGATGCCGACACGGTGCATGCCATCTTGGATGCGCAGCCTTTCTGCAGTGTGGGTTACATTTTTAAGGGCGTGCCTTTTGTGACGCCCACCATGCAATGGCGCGAGGGCAACCATATTTACTGGCACGGCTCATCCGCCAGCCGCGCGCTCGAAGCCAGCGAGGATGCGGAAGTGTGCGTGAATGTCACGCTGATTGACGGCATGGTGATGGCGCGTTCGGCCTTCAATCACTCGGTGAATTACCGCTCGGTCATGGCCTTTGGCAAAGCCTTCAAGGTGAGCGACCCGGCAGAGAAAGAGCAGAAGATGAAAACCTTCGTCGACACGCTGTTTCCCGGCCGCTGGGAGATGCTGCGCGAAATGTCGAAGCAGGAATTCAAGGCCACGATGATCCTGGGGCTGGAGCTGAATGAGGTTTCTGCCAAGGTTCGCAATGGCGGGCCGGGCGATGATGAAGAAGATTTCGCCCTGCCGATCTGGGCCGGGGTGATTCCGATGCAGACGCAGTTCCTCGCACCGATGGATTGCCCACGACTGCCGGAGGGGCTGACACCGCCGGAGCATGTGACGAAATACCGGATTGGGTGAAGTTCTTTAGTCGTCCGTCACGTCGATGCGATCAATTTCTCCTGCCTCGTTGAAGCGGATCACCTGCATGCCGCTGCGCTGAGAGCTAGATGAACGCAAGGTCCATCTTGCCGTTACCGACCGGCCTTCTTCGCGGACATCCTCGTCTCCATTCACCTGATCTGGATGCTTCGCAAAATAGGCGCGGAAGGCGGCCATGATTGCCGCCCTACCCTGTATTACTGAAGCTAACCCCGGCGAGGCATAGACGGCATCCTCCGCGAACATCCGTTCCACAGTGTCCATGTCAAACCGGTTGAGGGCTGCCGTGTAGTTTGCCAAACGCTGTTTTAGCTGATGCAAGGCGCGGCTTAATGCAAGTTGCAGGATGGCATGTTGATTGCGCCTGTTACTTCGCCGGACATCATATTTTTTCCAGCCGGAGTATAAACAACCACCTTCATGGAACCCTTGTGGTCGTTACGCTTTTTCAGCTCAATTTCCAAAACGCTAAAGCCCATATAGGTGATCAGGGGTGCATCAGTATGTGAATATCCGTGAGCCTGGAATTTTGCGGTACACCCATTTATGTTGACAGCCATTCCAAAAGCGCGACCACATTGGAAACCGGTGTCAAAACCCTTTTCTTGAGCATCTTCACCGGGATTGGCTGGCTGAAGCTCCGATGACACCCCTGCTGGCGAACCATGGACGGTACAGGCAGACGCATAAAGTCCGTTTTGCGGTTGGGGCGGGTCCAACTGCGTCCACCAATCGCCTGATCGAATTCCAAACCAGATCCAACCTACGCCCGAACTTGCTGCCTGTTTTGCCCTTAACCCAAAACTGAAAGGCGCAGAACCTGACATAAGTTTTGCAGGCGGGTTGATTTCAATTGTATCGCCACTTGCCGCCTGAGCAACGGGAGCAAACAAGCAAAGATTGCAATTCAAAATAGCAAAGTTCTTAAGGAACTTCATATTTCACCCCATTCAAATTGCGTCCCACAACCTTAAATATCAGGATTTTTGACGTTTGAAAAGCGACAAATTCATCTCGCCAGCGCACCAAAAATGCGCACCCAGCTTTTGATGCCGCGCTGGAAGCTGGTGAGGTTGTATTTCTCATTCGGGCTGTGGATGGCATCGTCATCCAGGCCGAAGCCCACAAGCACCGAATCCATGCCCAGAATATCCTTGAAGTGGCGCACGATGGGGATGGAGCCACCGCCGCCAATCAGCATCGTCTCCCTGCCCCATTCGGCCTTCAAGGCCGCTGCAGATTTCTGGATGTAAACGCTGCCATCAGCAATCTCGGATGCAGGTGCACCGCTGCCTTTGCCGGAGAAACGGAGTTTGGCATCGGGCATCATCTGCTTTTTGGCGAAGGCCTGAAATGCCTTCAGCACTTTCTGCGGGCTTTGCTTGCCGACCAGACGGAAGGTGAATTTGGCATGCGCCTTGGAAGCGATCACCGTCTTGGTGCCCGCACCCGTATAGCCGCCCCACATGCCGTTCACTTCCGCTGTGGGCCGCGCCCAGATTTGCTCCAGCACGCTGAAACCTTTTTCACCGGCAGCGGATTTCAAGCCCACGCTGCCAAGGAACTTCTTTTCCGAAAATTTCAGCGAGGCCCATTGCTTCTTGGTGGCTTTGGACAGTGGCGCAACACCATCATAGAATCCCGGAATGGTGACCTTGCCATTCTTGTCATGCAGCGAGGCGACCAGCTTCGACAATGCGCGGATAGGGTTCGTCGCAGGGCCGCCATACATGCCGGAGTGAAGATCAATCGATGGGCCTTCGACTTCAACCTCCTCATGAACAAGGCCGCGCAAGCGGGTTGTAATTGCAGGGGTTTTCTCGTCCCACATTCCAGTGTCGCAGACGAAGGCGACATCGCAGGAGAGCTCTGCCTTGTTGGCTTTCAGGAAGGGAATGAGTGAGGGCGAACCCGACTCTTCTTCCCCTTCGATGAGGAAAGTAGCCTTTACCGGGAGCGATCCCGTGGTGGCGATCCAGGCACGGGCGGCTTCAACGAAAGTCATCAGCTGGCCTTTGTCATCCGCCGTGCCGCGGCCATAGATGCGCTCCACGCCATCGGCGCCTTTTTTCAGCGTGGGCTCGAAAGGCTTGGTGTGCCAAAGCTCAATCGGATCGACGGGCTGCACATCATAATGGCCATAGAAAAGTGCGTGCGGTGTTTTGGGCGTGGCACCCTGCGGCGTGTAATGCGCCACCACCATCGGGCGGCCCGGCGTGGGGCGCACACTTGCTTCGAAGCCCAAGGCCTTGAGCTCTTTCACCAGCCAGGCGGCGGCATCATCGCAGGGGCCGGCATAGGCGGGGTCGGTTGAAATGGACGGGATGCGCAGAAGTTCAAACAACCTGTCGAGGCTGGATTTGAAGCCGGCTTCTGCTGCGCTGACAACTTTATCTACACTCATCATTCACGTCCTTTTTGCAATGCTGCCAAACAGCCGCGCCCAAGAGCGCGTGCCGCGGTGAAAACTTTCAAGATCATATTTTTCGTTCGGGCTGTGGGCCGCATCATCAAACCGGGCGAAGCCCACGAGCAGGCTTTCCATTTTCTGATGCTTGCGGAAACATTCGACGACGGGGATCGAAACGCCGCTGCCGACCAATGCGGTCTTCACACCCCATTCTTCGCTCAGGGCGGTTGCGGCCTCGGCGATCCATGGATTGTCTTCCTTCACGGCGATGCCGGTTGAATCACCGGCATGGGAATGGAAGCTGATTTTGCAATCGGGCGGCAGGTTCGCCTTCATGAAAGCGCGGAAGGCGGCGCGCACTTTCTTTGGTTTCTGGCCTTCGACCAAACGGAATGAGAATTTGGCTTGCGCCTTGGCGGGCAGAACCGTCTTGCCGCCGATGCCGGTATAGCCGCCCCAGAAGCCGTTGACCTCCAGCGTGGGCCGGGCCCAGAGCTGCTCGGCCAGGGTGAAGCCCTTTTCGCCTGCGGAAGTCTTGAGGCCGATGGGGCCGAGCACTTCCTTCTCCGTCAGCTTCAAGCGTTTCCAATTGGCAAGCTTGGCTTTGGAAACCGGCTTCACGCCGTCATAGAAGCCGGGCACGGTGACCTTGCCCTTGGCGTCATGCAGCTTGGCGATGAGGCTCGAGAGCGCCTTCAGCGGGTTTCGGGCGGGGCCGCCGAAATAGCCGGAATGCAAATCGAGCCGTGGCCCGGTGACCACCACATCTTCGCTGATACAGCCGCGCAGCGATGTGGTGATGGCGGGTGTTTTGGCATCCCACATTTCGGTGTCGCAGATCATGGCGATATCGGCCTTCAGCGCCGCGCCCTGCTCCTTCAGGAAAGCATCCAGCACATCGCTGTTGCCCTCCTCATCGCCTTCAAGCAGCACGGTGAGGCGGAAGGGCAGCGTGCCGTGAATTGCCATCCAGGCGCGCACGGCCTCTAGGAAGGTTAGCAACTGGCCCTTGTCGTCGGCGGCACCGCGGCCGAAGACGGCCTTCACGCCGCTGGCCGTTTTGCCGATCCGTGGCTCGAAAGGTGGCGTGGCCCAGAGGTTGAGTGGATCGACTGGCTGCACGTCATAATGGCCGTAAAACAGAACATGCGGCAGGCTGGCCTGGCCTTCGTTCCAGCGGGACAGAAGCACCGGCTGGCCCGTGGTGTTGTGCAAGCTGGCCCGGCCGCCAAAGCTTTCCAAATGGGCCTTCAGCCAGTGGGCACAAGCGATACATTCACTGTCAAAAGCCGGGTCGGTTGCGATGCTCTGGAATTTCACCAAGCGGAACAAAATTTCCAAGCTTTCTTCTTGCGCGGCATCGATTTTTGAGAGTACGGCTTGAAGCATGGCTGGCGTGGCGAATCCGGGGTTCCGGCGTTAACTTTACCACGGGCCGCTGCAAAAGGGCAAAGACCACGCGATGAGCGCAGAACAGGCCAGCTTCCTCTTAGCCCGCGACAGTTTGCTGGCAAACGAGGTGTCGTCTGGCCTTCACCGCATCCGCCGGCGCGGTTACCAGCGCTATGTCCTTTGGAAGAATTTCATCGATTTCTCGCTGCTGTGGAAGCGGCGCTGGTTCATCATTGCCATGTTCCTTGGCTTTGCACTGATGACGGCGCCCACGCCTGCGGGGCTGACGCATCAGGGCCAGATCGTTCTGTGCATGTCGCTGATCTCGACGATCCTGTTTGCCAGCGAGGCGGTGCCGCTGCCCACAGTGCCGTTGCTGATTATTGTCGGCGAAGTGGTGCTGCTGGGAATTGACCCCACGGTGGTGGCGCAGAGCCTGATGACGGACTCTGTGCTGTTCATCATGGGCTCGCTGATGCTGGCCGTGGCGGTGGTGAAGCAGCGTCTCGACAAACGCATTGCCTGGTGGATCGTGCGGATCACTGGCACCAATCTTTACGCCATCAGTTTCGGACTGGTCGTTGTGTGCGGTTTGCTGGCGGCCTTTATCGGTGAACATACAGTGGCGGCGATGATGCTGCCGGTGGGCGTGACGCTGATTTCACTGACCTCGAATGAACCCACCAAAGTGCGCAATGTGGCCGCCGTGCTGTTGTTCTCGATCTGCTATGGTTGCTCGATTGCCGGCGTAGCCACGCCATCGGGCGGCGCGCGCAATGCCATCATGATTTCCTATTGGAAATCGCTATTCTTCAACCCGGAGGACCCGGCCACCAACCGCTACATCATGGATTACCTGCATTGGGCACTTTACGCCTTCCCGATGTTCCTGCTGCGCCTGCCCTTCGTCACGCTGCTGCTGGCCTGGACCTTCAAGCCCGAAACCACTGACATGACGCGCTCCATCGCGCGGCTGCGCACGCAGGTTGCCATGCAGGGGCCGATGCGTGGTTCGGAATGGATGACCATCCTGATTTTCGGCGTCACCATCACCGCCTGGGTCGGCTTTTCGCAGCATCTGGGCCTGGGCACGATTGCGATTGCCGGCACGGCAGCGTTTCTGATTTTCGGCCTGGTGCGCTGGGAAGACATCAATGCCGGCGTGAACTGGGGGGTGATCTGGCTTTATGCTGCCGCGATTTCGCTGGGCGTGGAAATGAAGGCCACGGGCGCTGCCGAATGGGTGGCGCACAGCATGCTGCATGGCATGCAAGCGGTGAATGCCAATGGGCTGTTCCCGTTCAACTTCACCATTTCAGTGCTCACCATTTTCGTGTCCAACACAATGACTGCGGGTGCTGCCGTGGCGGTGCTGGCGCCCATCGTGCTGAACACGGCGGTGGCTTCGGGGCATGATCCGTTGGCCACTGGTTTCCTGTCAGCGATTTCATCAGCCTTTGGATATCTGACGCCTGCAGCGCAACCGGCGTTCACGATTGTGTATGCGTCAGGCTATCTCAAGGCATCTGACTTTATGAAAATTGGCGTGCGCATGATGATCCTGTCCTTCATGGTGCTGATGCTGCTGGCGCAATATTACTGGCCGCAATTATCATGAGCCTGTTCCGCCGCAATGTGCTGCCGGACCGGCAGGAAGCCGCCATCCAGAAAACCGTGTCGCATCTGCGTGCGCAGCGGCGCAACCGGTTCCGCATCCTGGCCTGCATTGACGGAACAGACGAAAGCTTCATCAGCGTGCGCAAGGCGGCGCGGTTTGGCGCGTCGGATGAATGCGACATCATTATTCTCTACGTGCGGCCCATCGATACGGGACTGCATTCGGGCGGATTGCAAGTGCGGCTGGCGCGGCAGAACATGATGGAATCCGGCTTCGAGCTGCCGGGGGTGAGCCATCTGAAACGCGCGCTCGATATCCTCAAGGCCGAAGGGCTCGATGTGAGCGACTGGAGTCGCGAAGTGCAGAACCAGGATGCCTGGGGCGATCCGGCGGGTGATAACAAGATTGAGTATAAAGGCCCAACCGGGCGCAGCGTGGTGCTGAAGCTAAAGACCGCGCCTGATGTGGCGGTGGGCATTCTCGATCAATATGAGTTGGGGCCGTATAACCTCATAATCGTGGGCGCGCCTTCGCGGTGGCGCTCGGAATTCCGGTCGCTGTTTGATTCCGGCGTGGTGCAAACCATTGCCACTATGGCGCCCTGTTCGGTGATGGTGGCCAGAAAGCAGAATGAGCGCATGGGCTTTCTGTTCGCCATTGATGGCACGGCGCGCTCGATGCAACTGGTGCGGCGCGGTGCTGTGCTGGCGCATGTGATGCAACGCGATATCAGCCTGCTTTCCGTGGCGCCCGATGAAGCGGCGCGTCCAGCGGCGCAAGAGGCGGTGGCCAATGCGCAGGCCCTACTCAAAGCCATGGGCATCACTACGCTTGAGGCGAGAGTTGCCGTGGGGGATGTGGCCACCTCT
This genomic interval from Aestuariivirga litoralis contains the following:
- a CDS encoding M20/M25/M40 family metallo-hydrolase, translating into MLQAVLSKIDAAQEESLEILFRLVKFQSIATDPAFDSECIACAHWLKAHLESFGGRASLHNTTGQPVLLSRWNEGQASLPHVLFYGHYDVQPVDPLNLWATPPFEPRIGKTASGVKAVFGRGAADDKGQLLTFLEAVRAWMAIHGTLPFRLTVLLEGDEEGNSDVLDAFLKEQGAALKADIAMICDTEMWDAKTPAITTSLRGCISEDVVVTGPRLDLHSGYFGGPARNPLKALSSLIAKLHDAKGKVTVPGFYDGVKPVSKAKLANWKRLKLTEKEVLGPIGLKTSAGEKGFTLAEQLWARPTLEVNGFWGGYTGIGGKTVLPAKAQAKFSFRLVEGQKPKKVRAAFRAFMKANLPPDCKISFHSHAGDSTGIAVKEDNPWIAEAATALSEEWGVKTALVGSGVSIPVVECFRKHQKMESLLVGFARFDDAAHSPNEKYDLESFHRGTRSWARLFGSIAKRT
- a CDS encoding universal stress protein, with the translated sequence MSLFRRNVLPDRQEAAIQKTVSHLRAQRRNRFRILACIDGTDESFISVRKAARFGASDECDIIILYVRPIDTGLHSGGLQVRLARQNMMESGFELPGVSHLKRALDILKAEGLDVSDWSREVQNQDAWGDPAGDNKIEYKGPTGRSVVLKLKTAPDVAVGILDQYELGPYNLIIVGAPSRWRSEFRSLFDSGVVQTIATMAPCSVMVARKQNERMGFLFAIDGTARSMQLVRRGAVLAHVMQRDISLLSVAPDEAARPAAQEAVANAQALLKAMGITTLEARVAVGDVATSIVEVGNNYGTIVVNDERRTKMERLLRGSVATEVVRRAATSVLEVR
- a CDS encoding isoprenylcysteine carboxyl methyltransferase family protein, with product MSWSIIILSLVAVQRLLELVLARRNTAKLLASGAHEVGATHYPLIVGFHAAWLLGLFWLARGAEVDWFIIAGFVILQGLRLWVLATLGERWTTRILIVPGEKLVARGPYRFFSHPNYAVVAAEIFILPLAFGLYGYAIVGGLINLAILRLRISVENRALRGDN
- a CDS encoding pyridoxamine 5'-phosphate oxidase family protein, with the translated sequence MNAPSDKTRIKRLAKRAAYDADTVHAILDAQPFCSVGYIFKGVPFVTPTMQWREGNHIYWHGSSASRALEASEDAEVCVNVTLIDGMVMARSAFNHSVNYRSVMAFGKAFKVSDPAEKEQKMKTFVDTLFPGRWEMLREMSKQEFKATMILGLELNEVSAKVRNGGPGDDEEDFALPIWAGVIPMQTQFLAPMDCPRLPEGLTPPEHVTKYRIG
- a CDS encoding M20/M25/M40 family metallo-hydrolase, whose product is MMSVDKVVSAAEAGFKSSLDRLFELLRIPSISTDPAYAGPCDDAAAWLVKELKALGFEASVRPTPGRPMVVAHYTPQGATPKTPHALFYGHYDVQPVDPIELWHTKPFEPTLKKGADGVERIYGRGTADDKGQLMTFVEAARAWIATTGSLPVKATFLIEGEEESGSPSLIPFLKANKAELSCDVAFVCDTGMWDEKTPAITTRLRGLVHEEVEVEGPSIDLHSGMYGGPATNPIRALSKLVASLHDKNGKVTIPGFYDGVAPLSKATKKQWASLKFSEKKFLGSVGLKSAAGEKGFSVLEQIWARPTAEVNGMWGGYTGAGTKTVIASKAHAKFTFRLVGKQSPQKVLKAFQAFAKKQMMPDAKLRFSGKGSGAPASEIADGSVYIQKSAAALKAEWGRETMLIGGGGSIPIVRHFKDILGMDSVLVGFGLDDDAIHSPNEKYNLTSFQRGIKSWVRIFGALAR
- a CDS encoding nuclear transport factor 2 family protein; translated protein: MHQLKQRLANYTAALNRFDMDTVERMFAEDAVYASPGLASVIQGRAAIMAAFRAYFAKHPDQVNGDEDVREEGRSVTARWTLRSSSSQRSGMQVIRFNEAGEIDRIDVTDD
- a CDS encoding SLC13 family permease; this encodes MSAEQASFLLARDSLLANEVSSGLHRIRRRGYQRYVLWKNFIDFSLLWKRRWFIIAMFLGFALMTAPTPAGLTHQGQIVLCMSLISTILFASEAVPLPTVPLLIIVGEVVLLGIDPTVVAQSLMTDSVLFIMGSLMLAVAVVKQRLDKRIAWWIVRITGTNLYAISFGLVVVCGLLAAFIGEHTVAAMMLPVGVTLISLTSNEPTKVRNVAAVLLFSICYGCSIAGVATPSGGARNAIMISYWKSLFFNPEDPATNRYIMDYLHWALYAFPMFLLRLPFVTLLLAWTFKPETTDMTRSIARLRTQVAMQGPMRGSEWMTILIFGVTITAWVGFSQHLGLGTIAIAGTAAFLIFGLVRWEDINAGVNWGVIWLYAAAISLGVEMKATGAAEWVAHSMLHGMQAVNANGLFPFNFTISVLTIFVSNTMTAGAAVAVLAPIVLNTAVASGHDPLATGFLSAISSAFGYLTPAAQPAFTIVYASGYLKASDFMKIGVRMMILSFMVLMLLAQYYWPQLS
- a CDS encoding type III polyketide synthase; translation: MEKHAAKILSIATAVPPHVVETEFVRREAAKVFGRLGGSLFEHLLPIFGNSGIKRRYSVCPPEWFYEKQGWPERTAEYMRASKDLFKKAAHDALAQAGVAASEISTIVTVSTTGIATPSLEAHVMGELGFRTDVKRVPVFGLGCAGGLSGLSLAARLAVAEPGQKVLLVVIELCTLAFKLNEFTKANIVATAIFGDGAAAAVLEAGPGGLAAVEHAGEHTWPDSIDVMGWRVDPDGFGAIFSRDIPDLVTHELRPVADAFLTRHNLTLDDIDAFSFHPGGAKVITALEKAFHLDQGRLQDEREVLADYGNMSAATVMFVLARALKEKWKGRRLLGSLGPGFTASMMTMQPA